caaatatttattgtttctttcattGAGCTTCATAAAGCAAGCAGAAATTTCTGATGGCTATACATGCTTTATATAGGGAGAGAAAATAATGGAGAGAGCTCTGAGGTATAAGAGATGCTGAGGGGCTTGCGCCCAGGAGCTGGGACAGAGATGCCTGTGTGTCTTTGCGGAGGTACTTCAGAAAGAAGGCTTGTGGCTGGGTCAGTGATTGGCAAGGCTTTGGTGACTTGATTAAGGCACTAAATTGGCCTCTGTGTCAAAAGAAGACAGTAGCACCTGTGTTGTGCTTTTGTCCTTACTAGAGGACTTGGTAAAACCCAGGGCCATGTCTCCATCCTCTTCCAATCACTGAGACTTTGTGTCCAGGGTCTCCCTGTGCTTCATCACTAGTGTCCCGATCCACTCTGAAGTTTTCTGCTTAGCTTACTCCCAGCTGACAAGTGGTTCATAGCCCAGATCTTGCTGAGGTTTCTTGTAGGGGAAAGTGAATGTGCAACCTGATAGTGTGACCAAGTGGCGGTTAAAGGGAGGTATATATCTGTAGATTGGACTCAGCAGGAAGCTCACAGTTTCCAGCAGGAAGGCAAGCCAGTACAGTAAGGGCACAGGAAGGCTCCAGCTGGAATCAAGGAAGAAGCCCCACTCCTTGCTCAGGGTGTAACTTAAATCACTATAGCTTTGGTGAGGGGTGTCATCTGAGATGTAGTAGAACTCTCCTTGAATATCTGGTGACTTTTTGGGGTCTCGAAGGCCCCTGGCAGCCAGAATGTCTGCCCAGGCCACATTACCTACATATACTGGGTTGGTTGTGGAGAATTTGTCCCCAATTCTCAGAACACACTTATTTTTGAGGGCTGTAATTATTGTGTTAGAAATGAATCGACTTCTCTCCCCATAAATGTACATGGGCCTTAATGCACAAGTATGCAGCATACCACCATTTTTCAGGATGCTCCCATTGGCTGCCAGCACTGCCTTCTCAGCCATCTTTTTGCTGTATGGGTATGGGTCAGAACATGTGCTTTCACGATGTTCGTCCTCGTGGCCATTCAGGATGATGTCCTTGTACAAGTTGGGCCCTGCAACATCAACTGAGCTGGAGAAGATGAAGTTTGGCACACTGGCTTGGATACAGGCCTCCAATAAGTTCTGGGTACCTAATGACAGACAACACACTGTCAGTGTCTGAGGTTCACCATGTGCAGAGCTTTGTGCTCATTTTCATCCCCTAACTCAACAACCTCTCCACTCTTAAGGTGCATCATCTTTAACTACACTCTCAGCTACCATGATATTGCCAGTGGACTACAAATGGAATCCAGAGAGCAAGTATGTCTTGGCTTTTGTGTTTGCAGCACTGTGAGTGTGTATTTGCTTGTGTTTGAGAAttggtgtttttcattttttaacttgAAAAGTCATGTAAAGAGTTTCAGTAATTCACTCCTAACATGTCTATGAGATAAACGTAGTTTTACACATATAttatgcatgtttttaaaatttacatatccAAAAGATTATTTCTTAGATCATGAAGAGGAACAATCTTCAACTAAGAATTATTGAAGATTTAACATGGTCTAGACTCAAGGACAGTTGTGTACTGGTTATATACATGATACATAGACAATTCATATGtacagtttcattttattttattgttttgtttatgtaattTGATGAGACTAGCATGAAGGGGACAAATTGCTATTGGATTTGGGAAGACATAAAGATACAGTTGTGTTCCTAATGGCATGCAGAATATTATACTATTTGTGGATCTACATATGACCTCATTTACTCAGTTATATAAAGAAGAGGTGATAAATATTCCTTCTAGTTTTCATTCAGGAAACCAGCCCTGAGTGACCTTCTGTGTTGGTCTTGGCAGAAAACTAAAAGAATCTGTGTACCTCCTGTTGGTCATTTCTATAATGGCAGAATATGGTGAGGCCCTGAAGCTGTAGAACCAGCAGCATGAAAAGCAGTAACCTGCAAGGTCTAGATCTGGCTCACAGGAAGTAATGGGTCTGGGGTTGTAATTGAAGTTGCAGTTGGAGTCCAGTCTCCATAGCATCGAGTACAGACCTCATATCCTGGGTTACTTACTTTCTACCTGCTGGGCCTCAGCCATGAAATATCACTGAGCTCTACCAGCTGTATCTAGTGAGCAGAGGCATTAGACTCAGAGTATGGCAGGATGCAAAAGCATCCCTTCCTGGTTGTATGGACATTTTTAACTGCCCTACTTTCACCTTGTCCTCTCCAAATCCTAGATGTCAACCTTTCAGATTGACATCTAGGATGGTCTGCCTGGGAATGACACCTGTGACATCAATGACATCAGCAGTGCGGATGACAACAGAGATGCCCTGGCAAGCTCTCCTCAGGTACTGGGTGTCAAGAATGTCTCCTTCCAACACTGTCACCTTGATGATTTTCCCTAGGTCTGTGGAACACAAGGAAGGTCattgagaagtttctttgtgggCTGTATACAGATACTAGTTACCTAGATTATCAAAAATTGTCACAGTGGAAAAATGTTGATGAGGAAGCCTGACATATGGAAAGAGGGGCAAATATTCTTTTTCCATTCAGAAAACATATCACATAAAGAAGCAGTCAAATGTTCAAGAGATTAGGTGGGAAGTTGATTCATTCATCAAAGTGACTAAGGTGGTAATCAAAAGCTGGCTAGAAATGGGACTAGCAATCAGAATGTCTGTCCCAGGGTTTTGATGAGAAATCCATTCCCAGCAGTGGCAGCAGGGAAGGAAGACACGCTGGTGGTGCTTCTTAATTCTCACACAACTTCAAgactatccttccttccttccttccttccttccttccttccttccttccttccttccttccttccttccttccttctttcctccacttccttcctttctccctacaCTTCCTGGAGAATAGTCATTGGGGCCCCATGTAATAAATGAGGAACCTGACTCTCAAGAAATCTGGCCGCACAGTTATGACTACACCCACTGATTATATCTCACTAGTTTTCTCCCCCAACCTGCGCTATTAACCAATTCTGTGGCATCTCTTGGAGTCAATTTTTCAAAGAGAGACCTAGATCATGCAACTGAACTGAAATTTCCCATGAATCCAAGCAGTGAGGAAGGCTGGAGAATCCCATTGAGTTGGAAGAAAGATATAGAACTGCTTGATCCCAGTATGTATGCCTTATCTAAGCCCCCTCCTTTTGCCATGCAATTCCAGGAAGGACCTGAGTTAGAGAGATGCACAAAGCACAGCTCAGAAACAAGAGGTACCCACTGAGGTTTGAATACTTCATCATGATCCTATCTACCCACCCAATAATTCTCTCTTGCAACTAATGATGaaaaccagtggttctcacacTTCCTAATGCAGCAACTTTCAATATTGTTCCTAATGTTATGGTGACCACCAACCAGATAATTAATTCTATTActatttcataaataattttgctactattacaaattacaatgtaaatatctgatatgctgttcctgtgaaagggtcatttcaCTCCCAAGGAGNCACTTGGCTAACTCACAGTTTGAGATGCACTGCTTTATATAGATTGGTTCAGGAATGTAGCTGTGATGAGAGAGGACAAATCCAGACCTGTAGTTAAATAGTCTCATCCATGAGTTATTTGAGGACTCTGAGATCCAAGGAGAGAGCCTGTAGAGTGCTTCCTGGTGGACCATAGCAGCACCCTGATCTTAGACACCTGGATGTGACAGATATTTGTAAAACAACATCATGGAATGTTGCTGTCATCTGAGCTGTGTCAGAAAGAGACCCAGAGAAACTGCCACACACTGGGTGGGAAGAATATGGAGGCTGCAACTAGACTTCCTGGGCTTCCATTTAGTTTGTTCATATATCTGTGACATTTGGGGAAGCCAATTAATTCCTGCACTTGTTTACTTCCATCTGCAGAAATAGAGGTTAGAAACATTAACTACATTTCAGAAAGCTTACCCACAACCAATGAGTTGTCACCATGGTGTGCACCCACTTAGCCTGACAGAGAAAGGATACTTCTAGGAATCTTCACTCTTATGTTTAGGCATGGCCTTCTCTATGCATACCCACTGTGGAGCTATTCCTCCAGACTGTGCCTTGAATGTTTGCAAATATTGCTGAGACATCAGGGTTCTAATAGAATTATCTGTATGTTAATATTGCTTTCTGGAAGCAACAATGAAGACGATAGAGGAGAGAACTGATGCTGGAAGAGGTCAGAGACAAGATGCAGAGGGTGGGTGTTGTCTCAGAGGGCTATGGAGGGCTCTTTGTGCAGTGCATATCCCTAGGTATTGTCCAGAAAATTGTCCAGAAGCTGGCGAGGGGGCAAAGAACTAGCTTTGGCCACATACAGACAATTGGAATGAAGACTCTGGAGTCAAGAGTTGACCCCTGGACAAAATACTGGAGCTTAAGTGAGAAGCCTCTAGCTTGACCTGTGGTCCTCATTGATCATAGGACACTGctagagtcatttttcttttcccaactTAAAGTCTTCGTCGTTCATGTGAGTGACCTTCTTTCCTACTTAACCCGccaagttatttttaattacctGAGGTTTCGAATAAGTTgtaaaacatatttcaaaatcaGTTTGTTCAGTTGTGCCAAGAATAACAAATTGGGAAAAGTTATTGGCCTGCACCAGTCAATTCTTCAATCATATTTGTANNNNNNNNNNNNNNNNNNNNNNNNNNNNNNNNNNNNNNNNNNNNNNNNNNNNNNNNNNNNNNNNNNNNNNNNNNNNNNNNNNNNNNNNNNNNNNNNNNNNNNNNNNNNNNNNNNNNNNNNNNNNNNNNNNNNNNNNNNNNNNNNNNNNNNNNNNNNNNNNNNNNNNNNNNNNNNNNNNNNNNNNNNNNNNNNNNNNNNNNNNNNNNNNNNNNNNNNNNNNNNNNNNNNNNNNNNNNNNNNNNNNNNNNNNNNNNNNNNNNNNNNNNNNNNNNNNNNNNNNNNNNNNNNNNNNNNNNNNNNNNNNNNNNNNNNNNNNNNNNNNNNNNNNNNNNNNNNNNNNNNNNNNNNNNNNNNNNNNNNNNNNNNNNNNNNNNNNNNNNNNNNNNNNNNNNNNNNNNNNNNNNNNNNNNNNNNNNNNNNNNNNNNNNNNNNNNNNNNNNNNNNNNNNNNNNNNNNNNNNNNNNNNNNNNNNNNNNNNNNNNNNNNNNNNNNNNNNNNNNNNNNNNNNNNNNNNNNNNNNNNNNNNNNNNNNNNNNNNNNNNNNNNNNNNNNNNNNNNNNNNNNNNNNNNNNNNNNNNNNNNNNNNNNNNNNNNNNNNNNNNNNNNNNNNNNNNNNNNNNNNNNNNNNNNNNNNNNNNNNNNNNNNNNNNNNNNNNNNNNNNNNNNNNNNNNNNNNNNNNNNNNNNNNNNNNNNNNNNNNNNNNNNNNNNNNNNNNNNNNNNNNNNNNNNNNNNNNNNNNNNNNNNNNNNNNNNNNNNNNNNNNNNNNNNNNNNNNNNNNNNNNNNNNNNNNNNNNNNNNNNNNNNNNNNNNNNNNNNNNNNNNNNNNNNNNNNNNNNNNNNNNNNNNNNNNNNNNNNNNNNNNNNNNNNNNNNNNNNNNNNNNNNNNNNNNNNNNNNNNNNNNNNNNNNNNNNNNNNNNNNNNNNNNNNNNNNNNNNNNNNNNNNNNNNNNNNNNNNNNNNNNNNNNNNNNNNNNNNNNNNNNNNNNNNNNNNNNNNNNNNNNNNNNNNNNNNN
This region of Mus caroli chromosome 3, CAROLI_EIJ_v1.1, whole genome shotgun sequence genomic DNA includes:
- the LOC110290813 gene encoding 3 beta-hydroxysteroid dehydrogenase/Delta 5-->4-isomerase type 3-like isoform X1: MPGWSCLVTGAGGFWGQRIIQLLVQEKDLEENRVLDKFFRPEAQEQFFNLGKIIKVTVLEGDILDTQYLRRACQGISVVIRTADVIDVTGVIPRQTILDVNLKGTQNLLEACIQASVPNFIFSSSVDVAGPNLYKDIILNGHEDEHRESTCSDPYPYSKKMAEKAVLAANGSILKNGGMLHTCALRPMYIYGERSRFISNTIITALKNKCVLRIGDKFSTTNPVYVGNVAWADILAARGLRDPKKSPDIQGEFYYISDDTPHQSYSDLSYTLSKEWGFFLDSSWSLPVPLLYWLAFLLETVSFLLSPIYRYIPPFNRHLVTLSGCTFTFPYKKPQQDLGYEPLVSWE
- the LOC110290813 gene encoding 3 beta-hydroxysteroid dehydrogenase/Delta 5-->4-isomerase type 3-like isoform X2, which gives rise to MPGWSCLVTGAGGFWGQRIIQLLVQEKDLEENRVLDKFFRPEAQEQFFKLQNRKLVTVLEGDILDTQYLRRACQGISVVIRTADVIDVTGVIPRQTILDVNLKGTQNLLEACIQASVPNFIFSSSVDVAGPNLYKDIILNGHEDEHRESTCSDPYPYSKKMAEKAVLAANGSILKNGGMLHTCALRPMYIYGERSRFISNTIITALKNKCVLRIGDKFSTTNPVYVGNVAWADILAARGLRDPKKSPDIQGEFYYISDDTPHQSYSDLSYTLSKEWGFFLDSSWSLPVPLLYWLAFLLETVSFLLSPIYRYIPPFNRHLVTLSGCTFTFPYKKPQQDLGYEPLVSWE
- the LOC110290813 gene encoding 3 beta-hydroxysteroid dehydrogenase/Delta 5-->4-isomerase type 3-like isoform X3, whose translation is MPGWSCLVTGAGGFWGQRIIQLLVQEKDLEENRALFRTFIFKMEERISDLGKIIKVTVLEGDILDTQYLRRACQGISVVIRTADVIDVTGVIPRQTILDVNLKGTQNLLEACIQASVPNFIFSSSVDVAGPNLYKDIILNGHEDEHRESTCSDPYPYSKKMAEKAVLAANGSILKNGGMLHTCALRPMYIYGERSRFISNTIITALKNKCVLRIGDKFSTTNPVYVGNVAWADILAARGLRDPKKSPDIQGEFYYISDDTPHQSYSDLSYTLSKEWGFFLDSSWSLPVPLLYWLAFLLETVSFLLSPIYRYIPPFNRHLVTLSGCTFTFPYKKPQQDLGYEPLVSWE
- the LOC110290813 gene encoding 3 beta-hydroxysteroid dehydrogenase/Delta 5-->4-isomerase type 3-like isoform X4, with amino-acid sequence MPGWSCLVTGAGGFWGQRIIQLLVQEKDLEENRVLDKFFRPEAQEQFFSTQNLLEACIQASVPNFIFSSSVDVAGPNLYKDIILNGHEDEHRESTCSDPYPYSKKMAEKAVLAANGSILKNGGMLHTCALRPMYIYGERSRFISNTIITALKNKCVLRIGDKFSTTNPVYVGNVAWADILAARGLRDPKKSPDIQGEFYYISDDTPHQSYSDLSYTLSKEWGFFLDSSWSLPVPLLYWLAFLLETVSFLLSPIYRYIPPFNRHLVTLSGCTFTFPYKKPQQDLGYEPLVSWE